The Sabethes cyaneus chromosome 3, idSabCyanKW18_F2, whole genome shotgun sequence DNA window CAGGGTTGCACGTAAAAATTATCTAGTGCTActcaaacaaaacaaattttagTAATGTACCACAGCCTCTTAAAATATTTCAAAGAGCTTCAAAACGATTCCACGCTATACCTTACACACAAAACCCGCTCTGAATCTAAGTGTATATTCTACACAAAACAATGCTTTCTTTTAAAGCACATTTATAAAGAAAATCAACTAAAAAATCTGCTGATAAAAAATTATCAGCACTTTCGTCATTTGCGATCAGTTTATAATTTCATTGACAGTGACAGTAACaggattaaaaacaaaaaaaaaagcttttgCTTCAACAATTCTGGATTTAGTTtccaaaaggtcgcataatcaacccttttgcatagCTTATGCGACTATAATTTCAAAACTAAATCCAGAACTCTCCTGCCACTGCCGCtttcattattattttaattattagaGTTGACGCTCAAAACTCTACTTGAGCGAGACTCGTCGACAACAATCACGATTTCATTCTGCCAGTCACTTcgtcacacaaaaaaaaaacgcagcGAGCTATAGCAGACAGATTTAAAGTGTATCTACATTTTGTTCAATTCCGTACCACGTACATACATTAATTTTGACGGCCGTCGTCGTAACCTCGGCTCTAGTCGACTAGCTTCGATCTTTGTGTTCCATCGCACCCCTATTGTACGATTATGTCTTTGCAAATACGTCCAAAAATTACGGTGCTTGAAgcaaaaaattagaaattaaaaaaaaaacattgtaaaTTTTAGCCACATCCCGTAGGTGCAAAGTGCATTTCTGTCGCAAATTACGGAATTGCTACAGAAACACGACTGGGGACGATTCCGGCTGAGCTGTTTCGGGTTTCCCGTTGGCGATAAGAATACTGATTTTTAGACACCGATCAGCCGAGGATGACAATGATGATGACGGTCATCGAAACACTAGCACATATAGGCAACaccaaaaaaatcatcttttccaATCACAGACAAGACGAACCGAAATAGGAATTCAACCTTTTCGGGTCACTTTTCTCGAGAGAAATCAACTTAACGCACTTTTAAACACTAGCAAACAAACCACGATGGTATAGTGCACAAATTCTACACTAGCAAGAACATTTACAGACTGGAATAACTAACTAgattattaacttttctgaaactTTAGTCGCAGTGCCGTCTTTGTACCGTAATGGCGACCATgttttttcttcctcttttcaTCGCTCTGTCTCTCTAGTGTCCATCAATCAGCAAGTGGGCCCGATACACGAATTGCTTCGAGTAGCTCGATTGTCGAGCACTTTTTGACAATCGCCGTTTGCCCGTTTGTCAAATTGCGACAACTTTGCGCAAAATCATCATTGATTATGTAAAGGAGTGCGGGGTTATCTGGACCTTTGCATGCACTGATACAAAgactatccaccttttcgcgtgcgtaattgagattgctgacagctaccgtacgcacacaaggccgcgtatacgtacacgcgatttgttgctgctgctgttggtttttccatgacgtttttcaaatTGGGGGAAAAgaacaccttgaggaaaggagcgaacgaggtttgcagagcagcactcgactggaatccacaaggacagcgtagaagaggcagacccagatgctcatggcgacggagcttagccaacgacatccgggctgtagacgagaacctgtcctggcgacatgtaaaagtcatggcgggtaaccgtcagcagtggagatctctgatttcatccctttgttctgccggaccggcggacagggacacataagtaagtaagtaagggaaaagaaaccaccaacacaatctcaaattagcaagctctatgacggctagtgggtacaactttcggaaaacgttataGCATACCTTTGGCAACGCAAcgtcgtccgcatgttcaacctgttcataggacaggcaacaaaattcagcccgacaaaattGTTTTCATCACTCGTTCATGAATTTGTTTGCACCGACGCATGCAATACGAAattagtttagttacgaagctgatgagcaaaccgttctacacaacgtttgaacgttgctttagagatctcaatgcataagtataccaacacattattcctggtgatgattcttgatactgaattagcaccaggaacaatgtgttggtacgaaggagataaaaagagaatgtgaaacagcttttactcgaaagcgcggacgcattattgtctcattaactcgttcatcttcagcattgaataACTTACTGCCACATATCCCTAtgtattttttcacttttatttcaccgaaaaatatcgatGAAACATATTATCACATAtccctacacacttaaacgattcggtaaaatttaccgaaatctaaacagctgaacgttcggtaaaattttttattgcaccaaacattactaatgatctgtaaacgtcgattggcaccatcgaaatttttaccgaacgttcagctgtttagatttcggtaaaattttaccgaaatctgtgctttttgttaagtgtgtatggcctgcgctttgattccgttttatttagttacgaagctaatgagcaaaacgttcaacacgacgtttgaacgtggctttagagattagcaccaggaacaatgtgggGGTGCGAAGGGGATTTGAAAACAGAGCTCggttggcatgcattattcgcaaaattttgtcattaactcgttcatctttagcattgaacaacttacgcatattgcttgtggtgcgtgtgatgTGGGCTTGTGCGCGCATCGCAGTaaggtggttattcttgaatttggttcaataaattgaacgaaaaattTTCGTTCGTAGTTtaaattcagagacgagtttgctggtaaagtaaaccgtcgtattccgttgttatttaaataatagggggattcacgtagcgcttgctatgttgcgtatatacggagtattgcgtatttatgctgccgctactcgcatgacAGTTTTATCTCCATAGACACCGGAACtgcaatgcgaattgcggcattatatacacgaaatacaccgtttacgcagcatatcaagcgctacgtgaatacccctaatgtttgttttaggATTAAAACATAGAAATacgataccgtcatccggggatacttgcaacaccggggttacttgcaacacttttgcgcatcgcgcttttgacagctctaacgcatttgtttgttaacataaccatttgtagtcaAAGGGGTTTCAAAGAacggacgtttacctattgtttagttaagtttaatccattacatcattgatttgcttgtttttatacgattggaaagtaatttcattttcagagtaggaaaaatggatgtacAAAGTTGTGTCAGTGCATTGACATAAAATTATTCTTTAACGTTTGGTTTCTGTACACAATTAgtacatcatataagctaacataAGCTCGCataatagcaactttgagctttgtttatattttgaacttggagaagaaacgatgaattcgtgttgttacttccaatatggcgcggtttgcagcacttgtaaaaatgaaaattatcgtaatagacagtatgtaaacagtatgtttgcatctgtacggtGTTATTTTGCCTACTGCCATCTCCACGTGTCCACCTTTCTACCTTTTCGCGCGCCTAATGGcggctgctgagggggtccaaaatacgttggttaccctatgccGAGTGACAGCAGCAGCTGcatataatttggacacttacagcaaaatcaaatagaagtgtcCAAAtaatgtacagctgctgatgcgGTCcgaaataggttggttaccctactatcCACCTTTTCACGTGCTTAAtgacggctagtgggtacacttttcgaccatggtttttttttgcttttgccaactccgctcacgtacacTTGGATACAATCTTGGATGGAAAGGTCAACTTGACGCGAACAAAGTCGCCAAAGGCATGCTTATATTTTCTGaaggttgtacccactagccgtcattaagcgcgcgaaaaggtggatagtcTCTGTAGTGGGTACGCCCTGCGGAAAATATTAGCAtggctttggcaactttattcgtgccaagttgacattttcatccttgattgttgttgtaaaaCTATCAAGCGCACGTgcggagttgccaaaagcaaataaacattttcgaaaagtgtacccactagccacCATTAAGCACGTGAAAAGGTGgatagtagggtaaccaacctatttcgGACcgcatcagcagctgtacattaTTTGgacacttctatttgattttgctgtaagtgtccaaattatatgCAGCTGCTGCTGTCACTCggcatagggtaaccaacgtattttggaccccctcagcagctgtacataatttggacgcttggatggggtccaaaataggttggttatccTAGCCATTTTTGTTATACGACTTGAAacaagccgaactgtgccgatgctgtaccgaaagtgccgaactgcaagatttgttaaattcgttataatctgatagttatggcaaccgtgcgagatgattctGATAATTGGCAGTGTTCCCAtttcatacacacttaaaaactcAGCTAAATttgccgagcgttcggtaaaaatttcagctttgcaattcgacgtttacggatctttactttacgtttggcatcataaaaaaatttaccgaacgctcggctgtccaaatctcggcaaaatcttgctgacttcggcacttttttttaagtgtgtaggtaaaattgaaccggaggtgtgccgcttgatatctctggagtgccgcggcacaatgtgctaagtgtccgaccccttgttgGCTACCCTAACTGGTACCAtattaagcggggtacgctgctgaaaagtaatgggtaaaataTTTCATGATTTGCAGTAGTAagtggacaccggagatattgcGGGTTGTtcgggggtatgtcaaaaactgattgttTTCATGGCTTGTCTATCATGGAAATAGGGAACTGTTCTGTGTGCCTTAGGCGTataaagcgacttgagtgtattctaACAGCTAACCGCAAAGTAAATCAAGTTCCTAAAATGACACCTGGGACCTACGTTGGTTGTTAATGTTTATCTTCACTTTAGGATTTGGTCTTCTTCAGGTATATAACCAAAAGTAAAACGCCTATATAACTTTGATTATAAGTGTATTTTGCTTACCTAAAACCTATTTAAATACTAGCAATACCGTTCTTTTCTACTTGCTCCAATAAGGCCTGTAGATTTACGTCAAATAACTCGCAACGGATAGGCATCTCCAACGAGTAGAAAGGATTCTTAAGCACATAATCAGCATATAATTCATAAACCCTCCGCAACAACACATCCATTCCGCTCTGAATGTTCTCAGCCACCACCATGAACTTAACGCCCGTCAGCGTTTGGAAGCAATGCAAACGGAAAGTGTCAGCTTCCAATATTTCAATGCCACTGCTTTTCGGTTCCGGACTGAGCTGACTGGCAATGGCAAACAGCGGGTAGAACATACTGGCAAGAAATATCTTTTCGTTGGTTGTCATTTTCGGTCGACTGAACTTTAACGTAAGTGGATAATTATCCTTATTTTCTATCAACTCTTTGATGTCCCGTCCGTCTTCTAGTGCCAAACCGTTTGCCAGTATACCATTTACGCTGACAAGGACGTGTCCAACTGAAAAAGACAATGTTTGAACTTATTTGTTTAACTTGTGTAGGGTACAGGATGGTGAAAATACCCTCCTATTAaacgattgcttctattttttagCCTAGGCCTAGCTCTGATGGAAAAACTgatgattttgatattattttaccAAAAAAACAGCATATCACTTACATTCCTGAGAAAACATTTATAACATATCATGTTGTTAGAGatgaatgaatttaaaatttaaaatctctttaaataaaaaaatattaatgttgtATATCGGCAAAATATTTATTAAGCGAATGAAAAGGGAAATAGGCTAAATTTAGACGCTGGCTGAAaatacagtataatcaatatatatccaccttttcgcgtacGTAATCgcgagcggagttcccaaaaacaaataaacgttgtcgaaaactgtacccactagccgccattaaccACGCGTAAAGGtggatagaatgccagtgtcgctgatgtttcatggatattttggtggcaaacgtGTTGCTAGCTGGCTCGTGTCTTGGATACaggaacaacattgtcaaattaCCTAATAGAAAATTTTTCCTGCGGACGAAATACCCCGAAACGATCAAATCGGGtaatttatcctacgtgattcatggaaaaataggaaggattttttattgggttacCTTTTCAGTTCAATCAGATTCTCGTTTCGAATCGAGCACTCAcgcatatgcgcatacaatgtaaatacataggctgtgaaccatttcgcgaaatttttaactttttggttaaaatttgacagttcgatggttatttctccttgagtggttaaaatcagttcagaatgtgaaccatttcatatttgacggattgatagtttttttttgctcaatgagagcatataaggtgaggatgaaaatattgttttttctgtccgagttaaaatcggaggaatttttgatgttcatttgctttttttgatagataaaattcatctcatttcaatccgggttgtttgaacaaatttaatgcgataagcatccataccaatgtaaaacaaatctatcgaaaaatcagcgaaacttgtcgaagctctcttcctcacctgtgcatatctcattggctctcagaacttggttaaaactaaccatgctcccgagcagggttattttcggaaaaccatcgaactgtcaaattttaaccaaaaagttaaaaatttcgcgaaatggttcacagccataattttcaaatgtgtgatgcttACCACGAGCTCTGCAGTGACACTACATGCTAAGCCCCACCTAGAAGACattgagcccccccccccccccctagaaaaattaagctggatttttaaacttaagaaaaaactatagttagataactttacataataaaaacttgagagtaatttttatacgcatcacaacttaaagttccTATGCAAGTTCCATTGtaatatgccaaggaaataaaatggtcgaaaaaatgcctggggctatagcccccctagaaatgagcgctagttccgccaatgactttcccattaactagtacatgaagttcatgtaagttgctgtagagaagtttacatgatttttcacgtggatgcgacgtgtcgatttttttgagtgtataggATATTTTCCCCTGGATACGCTTTATCCTGCCCTACCTTGTCTTGCAAaataataaggttttgcaaggtgacgtcacgaatgaaccggaatgaacgcaattcacccatttgacatccactcgtggtttgtttactatttgttaggcgaacgcgatatgcataaattggaggtaaacgttttaaaagcatattatccagcagtgtcgccctccaaactactcagaatggcagtttttgtgcttttctgacttgccgttaaggccttaagcaatattcagttccaacttgttaacccatgttccaagtccatgtaaacaaaccactgatagacgtcaaagaagtgaggttatgctcgcccgtgcaaaaccttattcgtatgtagatgctccagtagttgtggtagtaccagtaggtGCTAGACAATggaaatattccaaaatttttacagattttagtacaagtttgataaaatcgaactaccagtaccaGTACCAGTACCATTTGGTAACTATCAAACACAGCATGACTAGAATACTTTTTTCGGGATACGCCTTACCCTGCTCTACTCTATCACGTATTTGCAAAATAATTCGTGTAGTTATTTGAAATCTTCGATTGAATGTGTTCTTACTTTTCTATAATAGATTGCAAAACATGCTACGCAAAGTTGCATATTTGCTGCATTCTTATTCGAACTACATATATAATTGCGATTGACTACACATTGCGACATGCTAAAGATGACTAGAAAATTAACTTTGTAATAATTTAAGAGAGAATTATACCtaacaagacaaaaaagtttATTCCAGCAGCTTACCGTTTATTCCATCCTTTTGCCCAAATGAAACCGATACTTTTTTCGGTTCGTACTCCAAGTTAATTTCCAGCGGGTAATTGAACGTTCGCTCTGTTTCTATCTTTGGTACATTGTGGTCCAAATTGAAAATTAACCCTCCAGATTTGCTTACAATGTATACTCCATAAATGACCATTTTCGTGTTTAACAAGCAGcaagatatttcacttttcAGAAAAAACACTAGCCGTTCGAATTCGTAAACAAAACTGTTGACATTTGACAAAAACACCAGCCCATAATAATTCtagtgagaaaaaacaaaagggCGATTGTCGCAAATGTAAGCTTTTGCCGGGTGAGGGTTGAGTTTCCAATGCTGATCCAGCAAAGAATATCTCTCACGCGTATGGTTTTAAAAAAATCACAACTCGTCCTTTATTTAGTTGTATCTAGAATTGTCACTTTGACAGTCCTGCTCGAAAAAACTCAATTTTCGAGCAGGTCTTTTGTTTAATGTTTGTTAACAACCAATGAAGCTTAAAAAGGTGTGGAACAAGAcaacatttgatggtattagtactTTAGTggtgaaaaatc harbors:
- the LOC128743213 gene encoding trafficking protein particle complex subunit 4, which encodes MVIYGVYIVSKSGGLIFNLDHNVPKIETERTFNYPLEINLEYEPKKVSVSFGQKDGINVGHVLVSVNGILANGLALEDGRDIKELIENKDNYPLTLKFSRPKMTTNEKIFLASMFYPLFAIASQLSPEPKSSGIEILEADTFRLHCFQTLTGVKFMVVAENIQSGMDVLLRRVYELYADYVLKNPFYSLEMPIRCELFDVNLQALLEQVEKNGIASI